The genomic stretch AATCCTATCATAGAATATCTGACTGGCATGAATGTTCTAACAGACCAAATCATTGCTATGGACTTATTAATTTCAGCAAAGAACGGAGTCAGAAATTATGCGATGGCAGCCACTGAAGCCGGAACGCCTGAAGTAAAAGAGGTCCTTATCCGCCATTTGGAAGAAGCACTCGATATGCACGAACAACTCTCAAGCTATATGATGGAAAAAGGCTGGTACCATCCTTGGAACCCTGACGAACAAGTCAAGCTGAATTTAAAAAATATTGATACAGCCATTCAATTGCCAACCCTTTAACATACAATGACTGATTTGCTGAGGAACAGTATTGATTGGCCACAACTGTTCCTCAGCTTCAAAATGAGCACTGTTTGTTCGGGTCCTATGACCGTAAATAGATTAACCGCTTTTCTCCATCTGATCTCCGATAATGTTTGCAAATTCTCCAATCCAAATAAGGAATCGTAACCACCTCTTTTTATGCGATCTCTTGATGGAGAAAACAGGCCAGAAACAAAATCCTTCGTTTTTGACCTGCCCTCTTCACACGCAAAGAATGCTACCTTCTTTGCTCCACTGATCCGTGAAGACTTTCCGTTTTAGGCCTGCTTTTGAGCTTTGCCTCATTTTCACGCAATTTCCCATCATAATCTTTAATTTTTGTGTCTAATCTCTTAATTGTTTCATCAATTTCTTTCCGCTTCTCTATCAGCCGCTGTCGTTCGTCAGCCAGGATATTTTTTCGAGCTTCTACCGTACGGTCACCTTCGGTAAATAATGTTGTATATTCAATTAGCGCTTCTATCGATAGTCCCGCATTTCGCATGCATTTAATGAATTCAATCCATTTGATATCTTCTTCATCATAGTCGCGAATGCCGCTGTCTTTTCGTTTTACAGGCGGGATTAATCCTACACGTTCGTAATATCGGAGTGTTGCGGCTGTCAGGCCAAACTGCTTTGCCACCTGAGCAATATTCATGATCTTCACCTCTCTATCCTGTATGTTGTGAAGGTAACACTTAAAGTTAACTTTAAGTCAAGCTCAAAACAAGTGGTTAGCTGCTGAATCTGGGTTTATATATTCGGGACTTGCCTTAAAGCACACTTTAAACTCTATACTTCTCCATGCACTAAAAACAGTGTAGTTGGAGGGATTGCTGAATGGCAAATAAACACACTGCCGGAAGAGAACAATTAGGAGAATTTGCGCCAAAGTTTGCTGAACTTCATGATGATGTTCTATTCGGTGACATTTGGGCAAGAGAAGAAGAACTTTCATCCCGGGATCGCAGCATGATTACAGTTTCTGCATTAATTACTGACTGTTTCTCAGCTTATAAATCAGGTTCATTTTAAATGGTTTTTTTAAAAAACCCTTGCCTTAAAGCAGACTTTAAGGTTTATCGTTATGTTGAAGACACCATAAAACATAAATAAGTGCATGTTTTTATTTACAACACTTATGATGAAGAAAGGATAGGTTCGTATGTGTAATCAACATCAAACCCGTGTATTAAGCGTGTCACATGCAAAAGCCAAATTTGAACAAACGACGATTGAGCGAAGAGGATTACGGCCGCACGATGTCTTAATCGATATTAAATTCAGCGGCATTTGCCATTCAGACATTCATAGCGCTTTTGATGAATGGGGCGGTGGCATCTTCCCAATGGTGCCTGGACATGAAATAGCCGGTGTTGTAACAGCCGTTGGAACAAAAGTCACCAAGTTGGCTGTCGGGGACCGCGTTGGTGTCGGCTGTTTTGTTGACTCTTGCGGAGAATGCGAATACTGTCTCAACGCAGAGGAACAATTCTGCACGAAGGGTGTTGTTCAAACGTATAACTCAGTAGACTACGACGGAAACCCCACTTATGGCGGGTACAGCCAAAAAATCGTTGTCACTGACAGATTTGTTGTTCGCATACCAGATCGTTTGGAAATGGATGTTGCCAGTCCGCTGTTGTGTGCAGGTATCACAACGTATTCCCCGCTGAAACACTGGAATGTTGGCCCTGGTAAAAAGGTTGCGATTGTAGGCGTAGGTGGCCTTGGACATTTGGCAATTCAATTTGCACATGCGATGGGTGCAGAAGTAACCGTCCTGAGCCGTTCCATGAATAAGAAAGAGGAAGCTCTGGAACTCGGTGCAAATCATTACTTTGCAACAAGTGACCCAGCCACATTCACTGCATTGGCCGGGCGTTTTGACGTGATCTTAAATACGGTATCGGCAAATCTCGATGTAGATGCCTATTTATCAATGCTTCGTATAGACGGGACACTTGTAAGCGTTGGAGCTCCTGCCAAGCCGGACACATACAGTGTGTTTTCCCTAATCATGGGGCGCCGCAGCATTGCAGGTTCTCTAGTCGGCGGAATTCAAGAAACTCAAGAGATGCTGGATTTCGCAGCTGAGCATGGCATCGAACCTAAAATCGAAGTCATCGGAGCTGACCAAGTGGACGAGGCATACGAACGTATCCTCCGAAGCGATGTCCGTTATCGATTTGTGATTGATATTTCCACATTGTAATAGGTTAGTCCTTATATGGGCTGCCGCTTTTATTGAAACTCACGAAAAATGATCTCTTTAAGCAAATATTTTGAAGGCCGGTCAATCTTCCTGTTATTCTATGAATAGAGAGTTATTAGGAGGGTTTTTTATGAGCAAAAAAATTGCAGTTCTTGTTACAGACCAATTCGAAGACATCGAATATACAAGTCCGGTAAAAGCATACGAAGAAGCTGGCTACAGTGTTGTGGCTATCGATTTGGAAGCCGGCAAAGAAGTTACCGGTAAGCATGGCGAGAAAGTAAAGATTGACAAAGCCATCTCTGATGTGGATGCAAGTGACTTTGATGCACTTTTAATTCCTGGGGGATTCTCTCCGGATTTGCTTCGTGCAGATGACCGTCCGGGTGAATTCGCAAAAGCATTTGTCGAAAACAAAAAACCTGTTTTCGCAATTTGCCACGGCCCGCAAGTACTGATTGATACGGATCTTCTAAAAGGCAAAGATATCACAGGCTACCGCAGCATCCGCAAAGATTTAATCAATGCCGGTGCAAACTACAAAGATGCAGAAGTAGTCGTCAGCCACAACATTGTCACAAGCAGAACACCTGATGATTTGGAAGCATTTAACCGCGAATCTTTAAACTTGTTAAAATAACAAGAAGGCACAGACTGTTCGGGTCTGTGCCTTTTTTAAAATTAAGACTCCTTCGTTACATTCTGAAAGACAGCAGTCGCGTCCCACACATTCAAGCCAAATTGGCCTTCTGAAAATACGGAATCATGTGCATCAATCACAAGACGATCATCTAAATAGATTTTAAAGCGATCGCCCTCGGCCTCTGTTTTCAGATGATACTTTTTATTAACGTCTATCGGTGTTTTGTATTCAGCAATGACAGAAGCAGCACCGTTCTCAAATTTAAAGAATTTCACTAGGTCATGCTTCGCATCCACATTGGCAAGGTAACCGTTTTTGGCATCTTTGTCAGAGCGAAACATTAGTGCTCCTGCCCCTCTTCCGTTTCCATCCTTAATGGTGATATCAGATTCATAAGTGAAGTCTGACCCGGATGCTGAAGACAAGATAAAGGAATCGCCGTCCGACCTCCCTTGTTTCCCCTCAATTGTGTCTGCCCACGTGCCATTTACAGTCGTCCAGCCAGTCATATTGGACATAAAAGGTGTCGTTCCCCATACCTTTTTTAAAGGGTGTATCGTTAAAGATTTTACCTTTACACCGCCATTTGCAGCATATAATTCAAGCCCTTTGCTTGATCGGTCTGGGAGAATAATATCCGTTATGACCTGCTTTCCGTCATTCCCAAATACTTCAACCGAGGAGCGGTCAACAAAAATGCGCAACTTAACCTTCCCATTTACCGGCTTCAACGGGGCTGTTTCTTTTCCGGTGTTAAAGGCCGGATTAAAGGTGTCGTTGCCTGACTCGCTCCGGTCAACGAACAATTTGGCGTTCCTTCGGTCATAGCCGACCTTCGTAAATTGATTTTCACCTGTTCGGACCTTAAAACCAAATTCAGCAGCTGAACCAGGGCTTACTTTAAATTCTGCATTTATTTCATAGGCATCTCCAGATTGCCCCGCTAACACATTATGACTTGCAGGCGATATGGTCAGATTCTTCCACTTCTTAGAGGTTCCGCGAATGGTTTCCAGCTCTTTCACCGGTGTTTGGACCACTCTAACCCCTTCGGTAAACGCTTTCAATTTTAACTCTCTTGGAATGGACGTTGCACTTCTCCATGGGGATGTCGGAACATCATTCGCATATTGCCAATTGCTCATCCACCCTAACCATAGCCGGCGGCTGTCTGTGGATGGAATATCAGACCAGGATACAGCCGCATAAAAGTCTCTGCCGTAATCCGTCCAGAGAACTTTGTTTGGCGGGTTTTCATTTTTAAAATGAGTTCCATCAAAGTCCCCTACAAAATATTGCATGCCTGATCCTCCCGAGACCGCTCCGTTTCCGACACTGACCTGCATGACCCATTTCTTTTGATTCGGATTGCCGTCTACCGGAAGCTCAAATAAATCCGGGCATTCCCATACTCCCCCGTGGCTTCCTTGATCCTGTCCAAATTCACTTGCATACGTCCACTGCTTCAGATTTTTTGATGTATAAATGAGGATTCGGTCACCGGCCGCAAGCACCATCACCCACTTTTTTTCTTTCTCATACCAAAAGACTTTTGGATCGCGAAAATCTTTTTTACCCGGGTTTGGAATGACAGGGTTGCCAGCGTACTTCGTCCATGTTCTTCCTTTGTCGTTGCTATAGGCAATACTTTGCACTTGATGGCCTTCCCGATCCTGTGTATAAATGGCCACAAGCGGCTTCTCTTTGCCTGTTTGAAAACCGCTTGTGTTATTTTTATCTACAACTGCGCTTCCAGAAAAGATCGTGCCTTTTTCATCCGGATACAGCGCAACAGGAAGGTGTTCCCATGTAACCAAATCTTTGCTGACGGCATGCCCCCAATGCATGGGCCCCCACTGAAGCCCGTATGGATGGTATTGATAGAACAAGTGATATTCCCCAGCATAATATACCATTCCGTTTGGGTCATTCATCCAGTTTGCCTCCGGTGTGAAGTGATATTGAGGACGGTAATCCTCATCATAGTAGCTTGAATCGGCTGCATCTGCCGAAAATGCCATAGTCAACAGCAGGGTGAACATGATCATGACTTGAATCAGTCTCTTTTTCATTTGTTCCTTCGCTCCTCTCTTCATGTTTGAACACTTTCAAAAGAGACTGCTGCGCAAGCTGGTCCGTTTCTGGCAATTCTCCTCTGTTTCACTGTTATCCGAATGATTTATATATGAAAAGACTGCTGCAGTTTCTCTCTCTTTCCTTCACACACCTTATGCTAAGAATCCAGCCCAATACCCGAGAATCCCGATGACAAAGATGCCGCAAATAATGAGAAGTGGATTCACCCCTTTGCGAAGCATCCATGCCACCAATAACGTTAATCCGAGAGGCAGCGCCCCCGGCATAATGCTATCTAGCACGTTTTGTACCGTTTGAACATCTACTTTTCCGCTTTCATCCTTAATCCTGGATACAACGATTGGAATGTTGATGGTGGTCCATTTGGACACGAGAGCCCCCATAACAAATAACCCGAGAATCGAAGCGCCCTCTGTAAGCTTTTGAATGCGATTCCCCGCTAAATCCTGAAGAATCTCCATTCCTTTCACATAGCCATACTTTAATCCGTAATATTTTGTGCTTAATCTTATGGCATTCAGCAAGAAAAAGAATAGCAAAGGACCGGCAATGTTTCCTCCTAAAGCAAGGGAGGCTCCTAGCGCAGCTAAGACAGGACGAATCGTTCCCCAAAAAATTGGATCGCCTACGCCCGCTATTGGTCCCATCAAACCGATTTTCATTCCGCTTATCGCTTTTCCGTCAATTCCTTTATTGTTCGCCATTTCTTCTTCCATGGCTGCCGTCACGCCAAATATAGGCGCTGTCAGCCACGGATGTGTATTAAACCATTCCAAATGCCGCTGTAAGGCTTCGTTTCTTTTCGCTCCGGGACCGTACAATTTTTTGATCGCCGGTATCATGACATAACAATATCCCATTGCCTGCACACGTTCGAAGTTAAAGGAACCGAGTAAAAAATTTGAACGAATAAACATGCTGAAAATTTCTTTCTTCGTTAATCGTTTTTCTTTCTCCATTTTTTCTTCCCCCTCATCGTTTAGGCATCAAGATCATCATCATCGTCATCATAAACAGCAACACTGCCACTGTCTGATGCGGCCGCGACTGCTCCGTGAGCGCTTTGTTTTTGCATCACCTGCTGGTATAAAAGCGCCAGACAGAGACCAAGGGCTCCAAATCCCACTAAGTTAAAATCGGTAAACGCCGCTAATAAGAAACCAATATAGAAAAATGGCTTTAAATAAGGAATATTCATCATATTGATCACCATGGCATACCCGACAACCACAATAATGCCTCCGCCTATTTGCAGTCCTTTTGTAATGACATCAGGAATATTTCCCAGGAACGCCTGAACAGCGCTGACACTAATTAAAGCAACAATCAATGTAGGAATCATGACGCGCAAAGCTTGAAACACCATCGCGGTAATATGCATAATTTCAATTCCTTTTATATTTCCCGCTTTTGCATATTGATCAGCGCGGTGGATGAAAAAGACAGTGATCGTCCGAACAAAAATCGTCAGCGCCTGACCCGCAGCTGCTAAAGCAACAGCGACAGCAATCCCTTCGCCAATTCCTTGATCAGCGGTAATAACTAAAATGGTTGAGATGACAGAGGCGATCGCTGTATCAGGTGCCATGGCAAGCCCGACGTTCATCCAGCCGAGCGCCATCAGCTCCAGTGTGCCTCCAAGAATAATTCCCGTTTTTAAGTCCCCGAGCACCAAGCCAACCAACGTACAGGCCACTAGCGGCCGGTGTGTCTGCCCTTCATCCAATACACTTGCGATTCCGGTGATTGCTGCAATGATTAACAACAAAATAATTTGTAATGAAGACATATTCTCATCCCCTTGATTATTTTGTTACGTTCCGTAAAATCTGTACAAAATCCTCACTGGCATCTGAAGGCAGCTGCCTCAATTCCAGTTTCACGCCCTTGTCACTTAATGTTTCAAATGCCTTTATATCTTGTTCTGTGACACTGACTGATTTTGTGATTTGCCTGCGATGATTTTCAAAACGCATTCCCCCGACGTTTACGGTTTTGATCGGTACACCTGCTTCTATAAGAGATACAATATCGGACGGATTTTCAAACAAGAGCATTGCCGTTACCCCTTCGTAGCGCGGACTATGAAATGCTTTTGCCATTTTAGAAACCGAGACGGCACTCGCCTTTACATTTGAAGGCGCAACAGAAAGGATCAGCGTTTTTCTCATTTCGTCCTGAGCAATATCGTCGGAGACAACGATGATTCGGTCGGCTGCATGGACTTTTATCCACCTTGTCAGGATTTGGCCGTGAATAAAGCGGTCATCAATTCTTGCTAACACAATGTTCATCATAATTCATCCTCTCTTGTATCTTGATTGGCTGTTTTTACTTTTTCTAAATGTTCACTGCACACTTGAAAGCTTTGCTGACTCATTGCTTTTAAGTTGTTCAGCAAATCTTTGAGAGCCAGATGTTCTCTCAGGCTTAATACCTCCAGCAGAATCGGCAGGTTTACGCCGGCAGCCATATCCATTCTTTGATCCTCAGCAATAAAGGAAGCTGCCGCGTTATATGGCGTCCCTCCAAAAATATCGACTAAAAAAAGCACTTCATGTTCTTCCGGGATATCCTTGAGCGCCTGATGATATTTTTCTTGCAGCGTTTGTATTCCTTCCCCTTTGAAAAACGGCACTGCAATCAGGTTATTTTCTTCACCGAATATCATCCCTGAAGACTCTTTTAATGCTATGGGAAAATCTCCATGACCGCTGATAATAACTGAAATCATATCTATTGCTCCTTTCCTGTTTTGTACATCCATATATAATGCAAGGATCGTGCCAACACAGTTGTGTTAAGCGTTTTCATTGTTATTTCAGCCAATAGCAATTTGTTGTTGAAACACTTAAAACGAAAAAAATAAACCTGTATTAAAATGGTGTTCCATTTAATACAGGTTCATATGAAAAAACTGTTTTTAAAACAGCTGGCCATGCACTTCTTCAGCAAATATGGCGGCTATAAATAATTTTTCATCATCACTTATGCGAAGTCCGAGCTTTTCTTCATAAGGGGCTAATGTTCGCTCTGTCACGTACACCATTTCCTTCAGCTGATCATTGATCTCTTCTTCCTCTGAGAAAGCGATCGGATTCTGCTTAATTACCCTTTCAAAGGCGAAAGCCGTGTGCATAATGACTTTGATCAAAACCGCATTATTGAAAATGACCCCCAGCTCATCCTGAACGGTTTGCAGCCACTCCAATAACATGTCGATCACATGGTGGGGATTCAAGAAGACAAGGTATTTTTTCAGGCTATCCTCGCAAAGCTCCCTGACAATAATATTTGCTTCGTTCAATCCATTGCTCAAGGAGATGCTTCC from Bacillus subtilis subsp. subtilis str. 168 encodes the following:
- the adhA gene encoding putative aldehyde dehydrogenase; carbonyl stress response (Evidence 3: Putative function from multiple computational evidences; PubMedId: 19170879; Product type e: enzyme), whose protein sequence is MCNQHQTRVLSVSHAKAKFEQTTIERRGLRPHDVLIDIKFSGICHSDIHSAFDEWGGGIFPMVPGHEIAGVVTAVGTKVTKLAVGDRVGVGCFVDSCGECEYCLNAEEQFCTKGVVQTYNSVDYDGNPTYGGYSQKIVVTDRFVVRIPDRLEMDVASPLLCAGITTYSPLKHWNVGPGKKVAIVGVGGLGHLAIQFAHAMGAEVTVLSRSMNKKEEALELGANHYFATSDPATFTALAGRFDVILNTVSANLDVDAYLSMLRIDGTLVSVGAPAKPDTYSVFSLIMGRRSIAGSLVGGIQETQEMLDFAAEHGIEPKIEVIGADQVDEAYERILRSDVRYRFVIDISTL
- the levD gene encoding phosphotransferase system (PTS) fructose-specific enzyme IIA component (Evidence 1a: Function from experimental evidences in the studied strain; PubMedId: 2117666, 9033408; Product type t: transporter), with protein sequence MISVIISGHGDFPIALKESSGMIFGEENNLIAVPFFKGEGIQTLQEKYHQALKDIPEEHEVLFLVDIFGGTPYNAAASFIAEDQRMDMAAGVNLPILLEVLSLREHLALKDLLNNLKAMSQQSFQVCSEHLEKVKTANQDTREDEL
- the sacC gene encoding levanase (Evidence 1a: Function from experimental evidences in the studied strain; PubMedId: 7646030, 8057358, 10217495, 12224641; Product type e: enzyme), which encodes MKKRLIQVMIMFTLLLTMAFSADAADSSYYDEDYRPQYHFTPEANWMNDPNGMVYYAGEYHLFYQYHPYGLQWGPMHWGHAVSKDLVTWEHLPVALYPDEKGTIFSGSAVVDKNNTSGFQTGKEKPLVAIYTQDREGHQVQSIAYSNDKGRTWTKYAGNPVIPNPGKKDFRDPKVFWYEKEKKWVMVLAAGDRILIYTSKNLKQWTYASEFGQDQGSHGGVWECPDLFELPVDGNPNQKKWVMQVSVGNGAVSGGSGMQYFVGDFDGTHFKNENPPNKVLWTDYGRDFYAAVSWSDIPSTDSRRLWLGWMSNWQYANDVPTSPWRSATSIPRELKLKAFTEGVRVVQTPVKELETIRGTSKKWKNLTISPASHNVLAGQSGDAYEINAEFKVSPGSAAEFGFKVRTGENQFTKVGYDRRNAKLFVDRSESGNDTFNPAFNTGKETAPLKPVNGKVKLRIFVDRSSVEVFGNDGKQVITDIILPDRSSKGLELYAANGGVKVKSLTIHPLKKVWGTTPFMSNMTGWTTVNGTWADTIEGKQGRSDGDSFILSSASGSDFTYESDITIKDGNGRGAGALMFRSDKDAKNGYLANVDAKHDLVKFFKFENGAASVIAEYKTPIDVNKKYHLKTEAEGDRFKIYLDDRLVIDAHDSVFSEGQFGLNVWDATAVFQNVTKES
- the adhR gene encoding transcriptional regulator regulated by thiol-alkylation (Evidence 1a: Function from experimental evidences in the studied strain; PubMedId: 14663075, 17962296, 19170879; Product type r: regulator) encodes the protein MNIAQVAKQFGLTAATLRYYERVGLIPPVKRKDSGIRDYDEEDIKWIEFIKCMRNAGLSIEALIEYTTLFTEGDRTVEARKNILADERQRLIEKRKEIDETIKRLDTKIKDYDGKLRENEAKLKSRPKTESLHGSVEQRR
- the yraD gene encoding putative spore coat protein (Evidence 3: Putative function from multiple computational evidences; PubMedId: 10066829, 22882546; Product type cp: cell process), whose protein sequence is MNPIIEYLTGMNVLTDQIIAMDLLISAKNGVRNYAMAATEAGTPEVKEVLIRHLEEALDMHEQLSSYMMEKGWYHPWNPDEQVKLNLKNIDTAIQLPTL
- the levG gene encoding phosphotransferase system (PTS) fructose-specific enzyme IID component (Evidence 1a: Function from experimental evidences in the studied strain; PubMedId: 2117666, 9033408, 15849754, 16850406; Product type t: transporter) → MEKEKRLTKKEIFSMFIRSNFLLGSFNFERVQAMGYCYVMIPAIKKLYGPGAKRNEALQRHLEWFNTHPWLTAPIFGVTAAMEEEMANNKGIDGKAISGMKIGLMGPIAGVGDPIFWGTIRPVLAALGASLALGGNIAGPLLFFFLLNAIRLSTKYYGLKYGYVKGMEILQDLAGNRIQKLTEGASILGLFVMGALVSKWTTINIPIVVSRIKDESGKVDVQTVQNVLDSIMPGALPLGLTLLVAWMLRKGVNPLLIICGIFVIGILGYWAGFLA
- the sufL gene encoding deglycase; general stress protecting enzyme; protects against methylglyoxal toxicity (Evidence 2a: Function from experimental evidences in other organisms; PubMedId: 12775685, 17257049, 17933887, 24330391, 26774339; Product type e: enzyme) translates to MSKKIAVLVTDQFEDIEYTSPVKAYEEAGYSVVAIDLEAGKEVTGKHGEKVKIDKAISDVDASDFDALLIPGGFSPDLLRADDRPGEFAKAFVENKKPVFAICHGPQVLIDTDLLKGKDITGYRSIRKDLINAGANYKDAEVVVSHNIVTSRTPDDLEAFNRESLNLLK
- the levF gene encoding phosphotransferase system (PTS) fructose-specific enzyme IIC component (Evidence 1a: Function from experimental evidences in the studied strain; PubMedId: 2117666, 9033408, 15849754, 16850406; Product type t: transporter); the protein is MSSLQIILLLIIAAITGIASVLDEGQTHRPLVACTLVGLVLGDLKTGIILGGTLELMALGWMNVGLAMAPDTAIASVISTILVITADQGIGEGIAVAVALAAAGQALTIFVRTITVFFIHRADQYAKAGNIKGIEIMHITAMVFQALRVMIPTLIVALISVSAVQAFLGNIPDVITKGLQIGGGIIVVVGYAMVINMMNIPYLKPFFYIGFLLAAFTDFNLVGFGALGLCLALLYQQVMQKQSAHGAVAAASDSGSVAVYDDDDDDLDA
- the levE gene encoding phosphotransferase system (PTS) fructose-specific enzyme IIB component (Evidence 1a: Function from experimental evidences in the studied strain; PubMedId: 2117666, 9033408, 9622354, 10589728; Product type t: transporter), translating into MNIVLARIDDRFIHGQILTRWIKVHAADRIIVVSDDIAQDEMRKTLILSVAPSNVKASAVSVSKMAKAFHSPRYEGVTAMLLFENPSDIVSLIEAGVPIKTVNVGGMRFENHRRQITKSVSVTEQDIKAFETLSDKGVKLELRQLPSDASEDFVQILRNVTK
- a CDS encoding hypothetical protein (Evidence 5: Unknown function), giving the protein MPETDQLAQQSLLKVFKHEERSEGTNEKETDSSHDHVHPAVDYGIFGRCSRFKLL
- the yrzP gene encoding putative carboxymuconolactone decarboxylase (Evidence 3: Putative function from multiple computational evidences; PubMedId: 17962296, 19170879; Product type e: enzyme), with the translated sequence MANKHTAGREQLGEFAPKFAELHDDVLFGDIWAREEELSSRDRSMITVSALITDCFSAYKSGSF